The Frondihabitans australicus genome includes a region encoding these proteins:
- a CDS encoding MarR family winged helix-turn-helix transcriptional regulator translates to MNDEPEIELTSALGLLRWIGWAQMKAGSDWTQERDLTQQQSFALGYLVQNPGSIQKDIATITRTTPASVSSLLSGLEARGLIERRTEDGNERSKRVYATAEGAAMIDGFDEFVQQLEDQILSPLDDDERQTLIGLLTKITARLPRPTR, encoded by the coding sequence ATGAACGACGAACCGGAGATCGAACTCACCAGCGCTCTCGGCCTGCTCCGCTGGATCGGCTGGGCGCAGATGAAGGCCGGCAGCGACTGGACGCAGGAGCGCGACCTCACCCAGCAGCAGAGCTTCGCGCTCGGCTACCTGGTGCAGAACCCCGGCTCGATCCAGAAGGACATCGCCACCATCACCCGCACGACGCCGGCGAGCGTCTCGAGCCTCCTCTCGGGGCTCGAGGCCCGCGGGCTGATCGAACGACGCACCGAAGACGGGAACGAACGCAGCAAGCGCGTCTACGCGACCGCCGAGGGTGCGGCGATGATCGACGGCTTCGACGAGTTCGTCCAGCAGCTCGAGGATCAGATCCTGAGCCCCCTCGACGACGACGAACGGCAGACCCTGATCGGCCTGCTCACGAAGATCACGGCCCGGCTTCCGCGCCCCACGCGCTAG